Proteins encoded by one window of Streptomyces clavuligerus:
- a CDS encoding molybdopterin-dependent oxidoreductase has product MDPIRSRTAVQADEHVAPLPGTDAALALGLLHVVLQERAEDREYLEARTLRWEEFRARVLEFDPRRTAGETGVPEEEIVRLGRRIAHTRPTAIRVSQGIQRHAGAGTTVRPWLVCPPSPVTGSATAAACSTRPAAASAPTAKLASGTTCCPAPCGPCP; this is encoded by the coding sequence ATCGACCCGATCCGCAGCCGTACGGCGGTCCAGGCCGACGAACATGTCGCGCCCCTCCCAGGCACGGACGCGGCGCTCGCCCTGGGCCTCCTGCACGTCGTGCTCCAGGAGCGCGCCGAGGACCGTGAGTACCTGGAGGCGCGCACCCTGAGGTGGGAGGAGTTCCGGGCGAGGGTGCTGGAGTTCGACCCACGGCGCACCGCGGGGGAGACGGGAGTGCCCGAGGAAGAGATCGTCAGGCTCGGCCGACGCATCGCCCACACCCGGCCCACCGCCATCCGGGTGTCCCAGGGCATCCAGCGCCACGCGGGCGCCGGCACCACCGTGCGACCCTGGCTTGTCTGCCCGCCGTCACCGGTGACGGGCAGCGCCACGGCGGCGGCCTGCTCCACTCGACCGGCGGCTGCTTCGGCGCCGACCGCGAAGCTCGCTTCCGGGACGACCTGCTGCCCGGCCCCGTGCGGACCCTGTCCATGA